Part of the Sphingobium lignivorans genome is shown below.
CGCCGGTCAGAGCTTCAATTATTTCGCCGGGTTGGGCTGGGGCGAGACCGAGCGGCTGGTCGCCATGCTGCTGCCGCTCGATGGCGAACCGATCTTCATCTGTCCCCGCTTCGAGCTCGGCTCGCTGGAAGCGGAGCTGGCGATCAGCGGCGACATCCGCCTCTGGGAAGAGGACGAGAATCCGATAGCGCTGCTGGCGGACGCCTGCGCGCAAAGGAAGGTGCGTTCGCTCGCCATCGATCCGGCGATGAGCTTCGGTTTCGTGCATCGCATCCGCAATGCCATGGGTGGCCTGCGCATCGAGAGCGCCGCACCGATCATCGACGGATGCCGTCGCGCCAAATCATCCGCCGAGCTCGCGCTCATGCAGCAGGCCAAGAACATGACGCTGGAAGTGCAGCGCCGCGCGGCCCGCATTCTGCGCCCCGGCATTCGCGCCAGCGCCGTCACGCGGTTCATCGAGGATGCGCACCGCGCTCTCGGCGCCTCCGGCAACAGCTTCTGCATCGTGCTGTTCGGCGAGGCGACGGCCTATCCGCATGGCCTTCCCGGCGATCCCGAACTGCGCGAAGGCGACATGGTGCTCATCGACACGGGCTGTCGCATCCGGGGATACAACTCGGACATCACGCGCAGCTATGTCTATGGCGAGCCGACTGCCGAGCAGGCGCGTATCTGGTCCCTGGAGCAGGAAGCGCAGCAGGCGGCATTCGACGCTGTCCGGCCCGGCCGGGCCTGTCAGGACATCGACGATGCCGCGCGCGCGGTGCTGGAGCGCGGCGGACTGGGGCCGGATTATCGGCTGCCGGGCCTGCCGCACCGCACCGGCCATGGCATTGGCCTCTCCATCCATGAAGCACCCTATCTGGTGCGCGGCGACAAGACGCCGCTGGAACCGGGCATGTGCTTCTCCAACGAACCGATGATCGTCGTGCCCGGCCGGTTCGGCGTCCGGCTGGAGGACCATTTCCATGTCACCGAGACCGGCGCGCAATGGTTCACCCCGCCCTCCCCGGCCATCGACCGGCCTTTCGCCTGAGCGGCTCGGACGCCCTGCAAGCTGCGGGCGTCCGGCGCGGCGATCAGGCGGTCCGGGTCAGTTCCTCGTAAAGTTCGCGGGCAATCGTCACCCCTTCGGCCGGCGTGCGG
Proteins encoded:
- a CDS encoding M24 family metallopeptidase; its protein translation is MTMTQIGGSDAATELASLGPWPSPAPAITADEYASRIAKARTLAAQEGVDAVLIGAGQSFNYFAGLGWGETERLVAMLLPLDGEPIFICPRFELGSLEAELAISGDIRLWEEDENPIALLADACAQRKVRSLAIDPAMSFGFVHRIRNAMGGLRIESAAPIIDGCRRAKSSAELALMQQAKNMTLEVQRRAARILRPGIRASAVTRFIEDAHRALGASGNSFCIVLFGEATAYPHGLPGDPELREGDMVLIDTGCRIRGYNSDITRSYVYGEPTAEQARIWSLEQEAQQAAFDAVRPGRACQDIDDAARAVLERGGLGPDYRLPGLPHRTGHGIGLSIHEAPYLVRGDKTPLEPGMCFSNEPMIVVPGRFGVRLEDHFHVTETGAQWFTPPSPAIDRPFA